The Curtobacterium herbarum genome contains the following window.
AACACGGCGTAGCGGGGGTTGATGTAGAGGTCGAGGTGGTCGGCGAGCCCGAGCCACAGGGTGCCGAGGGCGACGGCCAGGACGGAGCCGAGGCCGAGCAGGGCGCGGCGCGCGGCGGTGCGGTCGGCGCGGCCGGCGGTGCTGCCGGCTCCGTGGCCGTGCCCGTGGTCGTCGTGCTCGATCGGGTTCTGCTCAGACGAGGACATTCATCACCAATCCGACGGTCGCGGCGAACAGGACGCAGACGACGGCGAGCAGCACCAGGAAGCGTGCGCGGAACGTCGTGCGGAGCAGGGCGATCATCTTCACGTCGATGATCGGCCCGATGATCAGGAACGCGGTGATCGACCCCGGCAGGAACGTCGACGCGAAGGACAGCGCGAAGAACGCGTCCACGTTCGAGCAGAGCGACACCGTCATCGCCAGGAGCATCATCGCGACGACCGACAGCACCGGGTTCGACCCGACCGCGACGAGGGCGCTCCGCGGCACCGCGACCTGGATCGCGGCGGCCAGGCCGGCGCCGACGAACAGCGCCGGCATCATCGTCGCGGTCTCGCCGCCGAAGTGCGACGCGCTCTCCCGCCACTTGTCGCGGACCGGCGGGGCGCCGACGGCTGCGCGGCAGCGGGCCTCGAACGCGGGCAGGAGCAGGTCGGCCGGACGACGGTGCGCGTCGACGATCCAGCCGACCAGGTTCGCGACGACGAAGCCGCCGACGATGCGGGCGGGCAGGATCCACCCGGACCAGCCGAAGGCCTGCGCGGTGCTGATGATGACGAGCGGGTTGAGGATCGGTGCGGCGACGAGGAACGTGACCGCCTCGGCCGGGGTGAACCCGCGGAGCATGAGCCCGCGGGCGAGCGGGACGTTGCCGCACTCGCAGACCGGGAACAGCATGCCGATGAGCGAGATGACCGCGCGCCGGGGCATCGGTCTGGTCGGCAGGATCCGCTCGAGGACGCCGTGCGGCACCCAGACCTCGACGACGATCGACAGCACGATGCCCAGGACCACGAACGGCAGCGACTCGACGACGACGCTGATCGCGAGCGTCAGGAAGTCCTGCACCACGTCGGGCAGGCCCGCGGTCCCGACGGCCGGCGAGAGCACGCGGACGGCGAGGAGCGCCACGACGGCGGCGAGGACCAGACCGGGGCCGGTCAGGCTGCGCGGGCGCGTCGCGACGGGGCGGGCGGGGGTGCTCGTCACCGGGACAGGATAGAGCCCGTCCGGGGCGTCGACCTGGAGGCTCGTCCCAGGCCCGGCAGACCGCTGCGGGTCCGGTCAGGACCGGGCGACCCCGTCGACGTGGCGCTCGAGGACGTCGATCGCCCAGTCCCCCGATTCCCCGGGTGCGAGCCGGGCAACGTGCATCGCGAGCCCGTCGAGGAGGGCGTGCAGCCGGCAGGCCTCGTACTCGCGGTCTGCCTCGGGCACCCCGAGCACCTCGAGCACCCGCTCACACCACCGGCGCACGTCGTCGACGACCCGGTCGAGCGTCGGCCGGAGCTCGGCGTCCGTCAGCGCGGCGTTGCCCAGGGCCAGGTACACGTCGAGCTCGACCACCCGCTCGTCGTCGAGGGGCAGCAGTTCGACGAGGACCCGCCGCACCCACTCGCGCGTCGGCAGGTCGCCCGGGATCGCGTCGATGCGCTCGCGGGTCCGGTCGAACACCGAGGCGATCGCGTGCTCACGGACGCTCGCCTGGGTCGGGAATGCGTACCGGACGGTGCTCGGGGGCAGCCCGGCCTCGGCGGCGACGTTCCGGACGGACAGGGCACCGAGGCCGTCCCGGGCGAGGACCTGGCAGGCCGCCGCCGACACGGTGCGGCGGCGTTCCTCGAGGTCGATGCTGCGCGACATCCGGCAATTGTCGCACGACCGTACGAGTTCGTGCTAGAACTGGTCTCCGGGAAGTCGCACAGTCGTACGACTTCGGAACGGAGGAACACCATGGCATGGGTCATCCTGGTGCTGTCGGGCGTGCTCGAAGCCGTCTGGGCCACGGCACTCGGCGCGTCGAACGGGTTCAGGCGGGTGGTGCCGACGATCGTCTTCGTCGCCGGCATGGGCCTGAGCATGGTCGGTCTCGCGTTCGCGATGCAGGAGATCCCGGTCGGCACCGCCTACGCCGTGTGGGTCGGCATCGGCGCCTCGCTGACGGTCGTCGTCGCGGTCCTGCGTCGGCAGGAGGCGGCGTCCCTCGCCCGCATCGGCCTGGTCCTCGGCCTGGTCGCGTGCGTCGTCGGTCTCAAGGTGGTCAGCTGATGGCCTGGGTCGTGCTGTTCGTCAGCGCCGCGTTCGAGACCGTCTGGGCCACCGCCCTCGGAGCCAGCGACGGGTTCACCCGCCCGGGGCCGACGCTCGTCTTCCTCGTCACCATCGTGCTGAGCCTCGGCGCGTTCGGGTACGTGGTCAAGCACATCCCGATCAGCACCGCCTACGCCGTGTGGACCGGCACCGGGGCAGCGCTCACGGTGCTCTGGGGCATGGCGACGGGCGCGGAGCCCGTCACGCTCCTCCGCCTGCTGTTCATCGCGGGCATCGTCGGCTGCGTCTTCGGCCTGAAGCTGGTCCCCGCCCGCCCAGCAGCGCTGCGCGCCGCGCGCAGCGCCGGCAGCGCCGGCAGCGCCGGCAGCGCCGGCAGCGCCGGCAGCGCCGGCAGCGCCGGCAGCGCCGGCAGCGCCGGCAGCGCCGGCAGCGCCGGCAGCGCCGGCGGCGGCGGCGCCGGCAGCGGCGGCAGCGCCGGCAGCGCTGGCCGAGCCTCGGCTGGGCGGACATCTTCGCCCGACCGCGAGGCGGATTCCGTCCGCTGAGCCGAGGCTCGGGACGCGGGCGGGACGCGCGCCGAGACGGACGGGAGGCCCGGTGCCAGCTGGCACCGGGCCTCCCGTCCGTCAGGTGCGCGCGATCAGACCGACGCGCC
Protein-coding sequences here:
- a CDS encoding DMT family transporter, with translation MAWVVLFVSAAFETVWATALGASDGFTRPGPTLVFLVTIVLSLGAFGYVVKHIPISTAYAVWTGTGAALTVLWGMATGAEPVTLLRLLFIAGIVGCVFGLKLVPARPAALRAARSAGSAGSAGSAGSAGSAGSAGSAGSAGSAGSAGSAGGGGAGSGGSAGSAGRASAGRTSSPDREADSVR
- a CDS encoding DMT family transporter: MAWVILVLSGVLEAVWATALGASNGFRRVVPTIVFVAGMGLSMVGLAFAMQEIPVGTAYAVWVGIGASLTVVVAVLRRQEAASLARIGLVLGLVACVVGLKVVS
- a CDS encoding TetR/AcrR family transcriptional regulator; protein product: MSRSIDLEERRRTVSAAACQVLARDGLGALSVRNVAAEAGLPPSTVRYAFPTQASVREHAIASVFDRTRERIDAIPGDLPTREWVRRVLVELLPLDDERVVELDVYLALGNAALTDAELRPTLDRVVDDVRRWCERVLEVLGVPEADREYEACRLHALLDGLAMHVARLAPGESGDWAIDVLERHVDGVARS
- a CDS encoding permease — protein: MTSTPARPVATRPRSLTGPGLVLAAVVALLAVRVLSPAVGTAGLPDVVQDFLTLAISVVVESLPFVVLGIVLSIVVEVWVPHGVLERILPTRPMPRRAVISLIGMLFPVCECGNVPLARGLMLRGFTPAEAVTFLVAAPILNPLVIISTAQAFGWSGWILPARIVGGFVVANLVGWIVDAHRRPADLLLPAFEARCRAAVGAPPVRDKWRESASHFGGETATMMPALFVGAGLAAAIQVAVPRSALVAVGSNPVLSVVAMMLLAMTVSLCSNVDAFFALSFASTFLPGSITAFLIIGPIIDVKMIALLRTTFRARFLVLLAVVCVLFAATVGLVMNVLV